The DNA sequence TTTTAAATTGCTTTCTGATCGGGATATTTTCAGCAATATTGCTCTACCACTGGAAATTCAGGGCTTTAAAGCGCTTGAAGTGCGACGACAGGTAACGATCAAAGCAGACGAGTTGGGATTGCGATCCAGACTGTCTCATTATCCCCAGGAACTATCCGGGGGAGAACAGCAAAGGGTTGTTCTGGCAAGAGCCCTGGTTAACTCACCAGCCCTGCTATTGGTGGATGAGCCAACTGCCCAATTAGACCCACAGTCTGCATCTGAGTTGATCCAGATGATCTGGAATGTCCATAATTCCGGCACATGTGTGGTCTTTGCAACCCACAAAGAGAACCTTATCAAACATGATCCAGCTCGGACAT is a window from the Candidatus Neomarinimicrobiota bacterium genome containing:
- a CDS encoding ATP-binding cassette domain-containing protein, translated to MIKFEKVQLRYDSGISLRGLNFNIEKNEFVYLFGSSGSGKTSILKMIYMELFPNDGRVKVFDQDSSIAKRGGISRVRQNIGMVFQDFKLLSDRDIFSNIALPLEIQGFKALEVRRQVTIKADELGLRSRLSHYPQELSGGEQQRVVLARALVNSPALLLVDEPTAQLDPQSASELIQMIWNVHNSGTCVVFATHKENLIKHDPARTLSIVSGEVVKDCPI